In Deferribacter desulfuricans SSM1, the following are encoded in one genomic region:
- the fabG gene encoding 3-oxoacyl-[acyl-carrier-protein] reductase has translation MLKDKVALVTGGSRGIGRAVAIKLAQLGCKVAINYSSNEQKAKEVADYIKNTLSGECIIYKGNVADEEEVKGMVKFIENEFGAIDILVNNAGITKDNIILRLKTADFDEVFNVNIKGAFNCIKAVARGMMKKRYGKIINISSVVGFTGNIGQANYVVTKSGLIGLTKSVALELATRGIRVNAVAPGFIDTEMTQSLSIDVKDEMLKKIPLGYFGKPEDVANAVAFLASPESDYITGTTIHVNGGMYFS, from the coding sequence ATTTTAAAAGATAAAGTTGCTTTGGTTACTGGTGGCTCAAGGGGGATAGGTAGAGCAGTTGCTATTAAACTTGCACAACTTGGGTGTAAAGTTGCAATTAACTACTCTTCAAACGAGCAGAAAGCAAAAGAAGTAGCAGATTACATAAAAAATACTCTTTCAGGTGAGTGTATTATTTATAAAGGTAATGTTGCAGATGAAGAAGAAGTAAAAGGGATGGTAAAATTTATAGAAAATGAGTTCGGGGCTATTGATATCTTGGTAAATAATGCTGGGATAACAAAAGATAATATTATTTTGCGATTAAAAACAGCAGACTTTGATGAAGTATTTAATGTAAATATAAAAGGTGCGTTTAACTGTATAAAAGCAGTAGCCAGAGGTATGATGAAGAAACGTTATGGTAAAATTATCAATATTAGTAGTGTGGTAGGGTTTACTGGCAATATTGGTCAGGCAAATTATGTGGTTACTAAGAGTGGACTTATTGGGCTTACTAAAAGTGTTGCGCTAGAACTTGCAACTAGAGGTATACGTGTTAATGCTGTAGCCCCAGGATTTATAGATACAGAGATGACTCAGAGTTTGTCTATAGATGTGAAAGATGAAATGCTCAAAAAAATCCCTTTGGGTTATTTTGGTAAACCAGAGGATGTAGCAAATGCGGTAGCATTTTTAGCTTCCCCTGAATCTGATTATATTACCGGCACAACAATACATGTAAATGGTGGCATGTATTTTAGTTAA
- the fabD gene encoding ACP S-malonyltransferase: MSKIAAVFPGQGSQYVGMGKDFFDKFEEYKVLIEKADEILKYDLSKLMFDGPEEELRLTYNTQPALLVMSVGIFNLIKDKINFDGFAGHSLGEYSAVVAAGGLTFEDALLAVHNRGKFMQEAVPVGVGAMAAVIGANVEDVERLCISISKEGFLVEPANYNSSNQIVVAGHSDAVEEFMSRAKEISAKRVVKLPVSAPFHCALMKPAEEKMKNYLEKVRFSDIDKPVYSNVTADLEFKATEIKENLIKQVSSPVRWSQLIEKMIEDGFTTFVEIGAGNVLTGLIKKINRQVKTVNISKVEDLGKLEDI; this comes from the coding sequence ATGTCAAAAATTGCTGCGGTATTCCCTGGACAAGGGTCTCAGTATGTTGGGATGGGTAAAGATTTTTTTGATAAATTTGAAGAATATAAGGTTTTAATAGAAAAGGCAGATGAAATTTTAAAATATGATTTATCAAAGTTGATGTTTGATGGACCGGAAGAGGAACTGAGGCTTACTTATAATACACAACCTGCTCTATTGGTTATGAGTGTTGGTATATTTAACCTGATAAAAGATAAAATAAACTTTGATGGATTTGCAGGACACTCTTTAGGTGAATATTCTGCAGTTGTTGCTGCTGGTGGGCTTACTTTTGAAGATGCGTTACTTGCTGTGCATAACAGAGGCAAATTTATGCAGGAAGCTGTGCCTGTAGGTGTTGGTGCAATGGCTGCTGTTATTGGAGCTAATGTTGAAGATGTAGAAAGATTATGTATTAGTATTAGTAAAGAAGGTTTTTTAGTTGAACCAGCAAATTATAATTCATCAAATCAGATTGTGGTAGCTGGTCATAGTGATGCTGTGGAAGAGTTTATGAGTAGGGCGAAAGAGATAAGTGCAAAAAGAGTCGTTAAACTTCCTGTAAGTGCACCTTTCCATTGTGCTTTGATGAAACCAGCAGAAGAGAAAATGAAAAATTATCTTGAGAAGGTGAGATTTTCAGATATTGATAAACCTGTTTATTCTAACGTGACCGCTGATTTAGAGTTTAAAGCTACTGAAATTAAAGAAAACTTGATTAAACAGGTTTCGTCCCCAGTTAGGTGGAGCCAGTTAATTGAGAAGATGATTGAAGATGGATTCACAACTTTTGTGGAAATTGGAGCAGGAAATGTGTTGACAGGTTTAATAAAAAAAATTAACAGACAAGTTAAAACTGTAAATATTTCAAAAGTTGAGGATTTGGGTAAGCTGGAGGATATATGA
- the acpP gene encoding acyl carrier protein, with protein MADIEAKVKKIIAEQLNIEEDEIKPESSFVDDLGADSLDTVELIMAFEEEFGMEIPDEEAEKIKTVQDAIDYIKAHME; from the coding sequence ATGGCAGATATTGAAGCAAAGGTAAAAAAAATTATTGCAGAGCAACTTAATATTGAAGAAGACGAGATTAAACCAGAATCATCTTTTGTAGATGATTTAGGAGCTGATTCTCTTGATACTGTTGAGCTCATTATGGCTTTTGAAGAGGAATTTGGAATGGAAATCCCTGATGAGGAAGCTGAAAAAATAAAAACAGTACAAGATGCAATAGACTATATTAAAGCTCATATGGAGTAG